Proteins encoded together in one Acholeplasma hippikon window:
- a CDS encoding C-terminal helicase domain-containing protein, translating to MSLTVIKFVAGGGKTTESKRLITSNKNCIYLAFNNKVVDEVSNEGFLSKTIDSLFVSYIIPKLIDLIPLISHGGKIEYVSSENIPTYLKGVSNIKIKSDGFLYNKTHKTSFELGLENIELHQMNGLPNLNFIKYIFGKDKIVLTDQLRSDLCNYLLDNYADKIKDIIEDRFNVLIIDESQDLKGYHERFAKLLAESNVNLYLLGDDYQNINGGGEWFENLEPHYYKNQSYRCPDDNCKWIRDNMRIDIYGAKSDGGVCTININQVINFDDSRRTLLYQSATANISEIINNWKGPKYTIKKSKGMTIDEDVVILGKTLNSKNMYTAITRTRKRVYLTANLI from the coding sequence ATGAGTTTAACAGTAATTAAATTTGTTGCGGGTGGCGGAAAAACAACTGAATCTAAAAGGCTAATAACTTCTAATAAAAACTGCATATATCTTGCATTTAATAATAAAGTTGTTGATGAAGTATCTAATGAAGGTTTTTTGAGTAAAACAATTGATTCGCTGTTTGTATCGTATATTATTCCAAAATTAATTGATTTGATTCCATTAATCTCTCATGGAGGTAAAATTGAATATGTTTCAAGTGAAAATATTCCTACTTACTTGAAAGGTGTCTCTAATATCAAAATAAAAAGTGATGGATTTTTGTATAATAAAACTCATAAGACTTCTTTTGAATTAGGATTAGAGAATATTGAATTACATCAAATGAATGGATTGCCTAATTTGAATTTTATAAAGTATATATTTGGGAAAGATAAAATAGTTTTGACAGATCAACTAAGAAGTGACCTATGTAATTATTTATTAGACAATTATGCAGACAAAATCAAAGATATTATTGAAGATAGATTTAATGTTTTAATTATAGATGAATCCCAAGACTTAAAAGGTTATCATGAGAGGTTTGCAAAACTATTGGCAGAATCAAATGTTAATCTATATTTGCTTGGCGATGACTATCAAAACATTAATGGTGGAGGAGAATGGTTTGAAAACTTAGAACCTCATTATTATAAAAATCAAAGTTACAGATGTCCCGATGATAATTGCAAATGGATTAGAGATAATATGAGAATAGATATATATGGAGCAAAAAGTGATGGTGGTGTATGTACTATTAACATTAATCAAGTGATCAATTTTGATGACTCTAGAAGAACCTTATTATATCAATCAGCCACTGCAAATATTTCAGAAATAATTAATAATTGGAAGGGACCAAAGTATACTATAAAAAAATCCAAAGGCATGACAATTGATGAGGATGTTGTTATTTTAGGGAAAACCTTAAATTCTAAGAATATGTACACTGCAATTACAAGGACTAGAAAAAGAGTCTATTTAACAGCAAATCTAATATAA